A genomic window from Lasioglossum baleicum chromosome 7, iyLasBale1, whole genome shotgun sequence includes:
- the LOC143210590 gene encoding eukaryotic translation initiation factor 2-alpha kinase 1 isoform X2 has protein sequence MEDNSTPIINPWDTLSTVTKFDKGKNTNSTVCVNNDRSQTNGQVVSIVAPSISLLIESLIQQLCTLFEDDTVRRNKLYFAICDRLHEMKLIDGSYNMMEFESLRGQYQHALYHLVRVARAATGCENILQIPSSMTKEWSRYHREFHEMGFIASGGFGHVFKALHRLDGTEYAIKKIIVRSGQVKSILQHLEEVKTLARLNHTNIVSYKGAWIERTLPSIYTSIIPSLPPSSHSQNKISLSNDKKKDSNKSCAKQDFSVENQLNCSSSDNSQNPTDNGEQDMLLQYNKQTNCKTGQRIIKENIIEESVEVERTTSNSISFRNDSKNSDDKIENNTNCTDSSDSCEESNSNNKLCPYILETNEQCLTLYIQMALCEKTLSQWLNERTEHTSQTMIIGVLTQILCGLNYIHSRGIVHHDIKPSNIFVSMSGNMHIQLGDFGLACPLQRENHRSILGTQMYAAPEQLEGKCDPKSDIYSLGIVLLELLIHTKTHMELVEIITSVKRGHIPTMLTATYPKWAHIVSQLVQVDPTKRPSTSQLLQDLNEDKDMTIAQLKNEIATKDNTIQVLQERISMLEALITEHDIAVDDT, from the exons GTAAAAATACAAATAGTACAGTATGCGTGAATAATGATAGGAGTCAGACTAACGGACAAGTTGTAAGCATAGTTGCACCTTCTATCAGTCTTTTAATTGAATCTCTTATACAACAACTTTGTACATTGTTTGAAGATGATACTGTTCGCCGAAACAAATTATACTTCG CTATCTGTGATAGACTTCATGAAATGAAGTTAATCGATGGTTCATATAATATGATGGAATTTGAATCCTTAAGAGGACAATATCAACATGCATTATATCATTTGGTTAGAGTTGCGCGTGCAGCAACCGGTTGTGAAAATATACTACAAATTCCAAG ttcGATGACAAAAGAATGGTCTCGATACCATAGAGAATTTCATGAAATGGGTTTTATCGCTTCCGGTGGATTTGGTCATGTATTTAAAGCCTTGCATCGCTTAGATGGCACCGAATATGCCATCAAGAAGATAATAGTACGATCTGGTCAAGTTAAAAGTATTCTGCAACATCTCGAAGAAGTAAAAACTCTTGCCAGATTGAACCATACCAATATAGTTTCCTATAAAGGTGCATGGATAGAACGAACATTACCATCAATTTATACTAGTATTATACCAAGTTTACCACCTTCTAGTCATTCTCAAAACAAAATAAGTCTCTCGAATGATAAGAAGAAAGATAGCAATAAATCATGCGCAAAACAAGATTTTAGTGTAGAAAATCAATTGAACTGCAGTAGTAGCGACAACAGTCAGAATCCTACAGACAATGGTGAACAAGATATGCTGTtgcaatataataaacaaacaaACTGTAAAACTG GGCAACGAATAatcaaagaaaatattattgaaGAAAGTGTTGAAGTTGAAAGGACTACTTCGAACAGTATTTCTTTTCGAAATGATAGCAAGAATTCAGATGATAAAATAGAGAATAACACGAACTGTACAGACAGTAGCGATTCGTGTGAAGAATCCAACAGCAACAATAAACTTTGTCCATACATACTTGAAACG AATGAGCAGTGTCTAACATTATATATTCAAATGGCTCTTTGCGAAAAGACACTTTCACAATGGCTAAACGAAAGGACTGAGCATACTTCGCAAACAATGATCATTGGAGTGTTAACTCAAATTCTTTGTGGTTTGAATTACATACATTCCCGTGGAATTGTACATCACGATATAAAG CCAAGTAATATATTTGTTTCGATGTCTGGTAATATGCATATACAATTAGGTGATTTTGGATTAGCTTGTCCATTGCAAAGGGAAAATCATCGTTCTATTTTGGGTACACAGATGTATGCTGCGCCAGAGCAATTGGAGGGAAAATGTGATCCCAAA AGTGATATATACAGTTTAGGAATAGTGCTTCTAGAATTGTTAATACATACAAAAACTCATATGGAGCTAGTAGAAATAATTACTAGTGTAAAAAGAGGTCACATACCAACAATGCTAACAGCTACTTATCCGAAATGG GCACATATAGTAAGTCAATTAGTACAAGTAGACCCTACGAAACGACCATCGACGAGTCAGCTGTTACAAGATTTAAACGAGGACAAGGATATGACAATAGCTCAATTAAAAAACGAAATTGCGACAAAAGATAATACGATACAGGTGTTACAAGAGAGAATATCAATGTTAGAAGCACTAATTACAGAACACGATATAGCAGTAGACGATACGTga
- the LOC143210590 gene encoding eukaryotic translation initiation factor 2-alpha kinase 1 isoform X1 — protein MEDNSTPIINPWDTLSTVTKFDKGKNTNSTVCVNNDRSQTNGQVVSIVAPSISLLIESLIQQLCTLFEDDTVRRNKLYFAICDRLHEMKLIDGSYNMMEFESLRGQYQHALYHLVRVARAATGCENILQIPSSMTKEWSRYHREFHEMGFIASGGFGHVFKALHRLDGTEYAIKKIIVRSGQVKSILQHLEEVKTLARLNHTNIVSYKGAWIERTLPSIYTSIIPSLPPSSHSQNKISLSNDKKKDSNKSCAKQDFSVENQLNCSSSDNSQNPTDNGEQDMLLQYNKQTNCKTGMYARTNCTQKETMYITVQNSTTNYEVINKRFHELNTSINTIGQRIIKENIIEESVEVERTTSNSISFRNDSKNSDDKIENNTNCTDSSDSCEESNSNNKLCPYILETNEQCLTLYIQMALCEKTLSQWLNERTEHTSQTMIIGVLTQILCGLNYIHSRGIVHHDIKPSNIFVSMSGNMHIQLGDFGLACPLQRENHRSILGTQMYAAPEQLEGKCDPKSDIYSLGIVLLELLIHTKTHMELVEIITSVKRGHIPTMLTATYPKWAHIVSQLVQVDPTKRPSTSQLLQDLNEDKDMTIAQLKNEIATKDNTIQVLQERISMLEALITEHDIAVDDT, from the exons GTAAAAATACAAATAGTACAGTATGCGTGAATAATGATAGGAGTCAGACTAACGGACAAGTTGTAAGCATAGTTGCACCTTCTATCAGTCTTTTAATTGAATCTCTTATACAACAACTTTGTACATTGTTTGAAGATGATACTGTTCGCCGAAACAAATTATACTTCG CTATCTGTGATAGACTTCATGAAATGAAGTTAATCGATGGTTCATATAATATGATGGAATTTGAATCCTTAAGAGGACAATATCAACATGCATTATATCATTTGGTTAGAGTTGCGCGTGCAGCAACCGGTTGTGAAAATATACTACAAATTCCAAG ttcGATGACAAAAGAATGGTCTCGATACCATAGAGAATTTCATGAAATGGGTTTTATCGCTTCCGGTGGATTTGGTCATGTATTTAAAGCCTTGCATCGCTTAGATGGCACCGAATATGCCATCAAGAAGATAATAGTACGATCTGGTCAAGTTAAAAGTATTCTGCAACATCTCGAAGAAGTAAAAACTCTTGCCAGATTGAACCATACCAATATAGTTTCCTATAAAGGTGCATGGATAGAACGAACATTACCATCAATTTATACTAGTATTATACCAAGTTTACCACCTTCTAGTCATTCTCAAAACAAAATAAGTCTCTCGAATGATAAGAAGAAAGATAGCAATAAATCATGCGCAAAACAAGATTTTAGTGTAGAAAATCAATTGAACTGCAGTAGTAGCGACAACAGTCAGAATCCTACAGACAATGGTGAACAAGATATGCTGTtgcaatataataaacaaacaaACTGTAAAACTGGTATGTATGCTCGTACCAACTGTACCCAGAAAGAAACAATGTATATAACGGTACAAAATTCTACAACTAATTACGAGGTTATTAACAAAAGATTTCATGAACTAAATACTTCAATTAATACTATAGGGCAACGAATAatcaaagaaaatattattgaaGAAAGTGTTGAAGTTGAAAGGACTACTTCGAACAGTATTTCTTTTCGAAATGATAGCAAGAATTCAGATGATAAAATAGAGAATAACACGAACTGTACAGACAGTAGCGATTCGTGTGAAGAATCCAACAGCAACAATAAACTTTGTCCATACATACTTGAAACG AATGAGCAGTGTCTAACATTATATATTCAAATGGCTCTTTGCGAAAAGACACTTTCACAATGGCTAAACGAAAGGACTGAGCATACTTCGCAAACAATGATCATTGGAGTGTTAACTCAAATTCTTTGTGGTTTGAATTACATACATTCCCGTGGAATTGTACATCACGATATAAAG CCAAGTAATATATTTGTTTCGATGTCTGGTAATATGCATATACAATTAGGTGATTTTGGATTAGCTTGTCCATTGCAAAGGGAAAATCATCGTTCTATTTTGGGTACACAGATGTATGCTGCGCCAGAGCAATTGGAGGGAAAATGTGATCCCAAA AGTGATATATACAGTTTAGGAATAGTGCTTCTAGAATTGTTAATACATACAAAAACTCATATGGAGCTAGTAGAAATAATTACTAGTGTAAAAAGAGGTCACATACCAACAATGCTAACAGCTACTTATCCGAAATGG GCACATATAGTAAGTCAATTAGTACAAGTAGACCCTACGAAACGACCATCGACGAGTCAGCTGTTACAAGATTTAAACGAGGACAAGGATATGACAATAGCTCAATTAAAAAACGAAATTGCGACAAAAGATAATACGATACAGGTGTTACAAGAGAGAATATCAATGTTAGAAGCACTAATTACAGAACACGATATAGCAGTAGACGATACGTga